From Streptomyces sp. CMB-StM0423, a single genomic window includes:
- the xylB gene encoding xylulokinase: protein MGPLVIGVDSSTQSTKALVVDSETGQVVAHGQAAHVVSTGGRRESDPEQWWEALGAALAACGPPAREAAAIAVGAQQHGLVTLDADGRPVRPALLWNDVRSAAQRDRLVTELGGPKGWAERTGSVPVASFTVTKWAWLTEEEPDSAAATAAVRLPHDYLTERLTGEAVTDRGDASGTGWWDAATETYDSATLEHVSLSPDRLPRVLRPGEAAGTVHADGLPVPRGALVAPGTGDNMAAALGLGLTAGQPVLSLGTSGTVYAVSAHRPADPTGTVAGFADARGDWLPLACTLNCTQAVDRIAALLGRYREEVRPGGTAVVLPFLDGERTPDLPHASGLVHGLRHDTTPGQVLQAAYDGAVHALLTALAEVSGPDADPGAPLLLIGGGAQGAAWRETVRRLSGRAVQVPRAQELVALGAAAQAAGLLLDEDPAAVARRWSTAEGRTYEPLERDDATLERIGAVLADAGALLRRAG from the coding sequence ATGGGGCCCCTCGTCATCGGCGTCGACAGCTCGACGCAGTCCACCAAGGCGCTGGTCGTCGACAGCGAGACCGGGCAGGTGGTGGCGCACGGCCAGGCCGCGCACGTCGTCAGCACCGGCGGCCGGCGGGAGAGCGATCCTGAGCAGTGGTGGGAGGCACTCGGCGCCGCGCTGGCCGCCTGCGGGCCCCCGGCCCGCGAGGCGGCGGCCATCGCGGTGGGCGCGCAGCAGCACGGGCTGGTGACGCTGGACGCCGACGGGCGTCCGGTACGGCCCGCGCTGCTCTGGAACGATGTGCGCTCCGCCGCCCAGCGCGACCGGCTGGTCACGGAGCTGGGCGGGCCGAAGGGCTGGGCGGAGCGCACCGGCAGCGTGCCGGTCGCCTCCTTCACCGTCACCAAGTGGGCCTGGCTCACCGAGGAGGAGCCGGACTCCGCCGCCGCGACCGCGGCCGTCCGGCTGCCGCACGACTACCTCACCGAACGGCTCACCGGCGAGGCCGTCACCGACCGCGGCGACGCCTCGGGCACCGGCTGGTGGGACGCCGCGACGGAGACGTACGACAGCGCGACGCTGGAGCACGTAAGCCTCTCTCCCGACCGGCTGCCGCGCGTGCTGCGGCCGGGCGAGGCGGCCGGCACGGTACACGCCGACGGCCTGCCCGTGCCCCGCGGCGCCCTCGTCGCCCCCGGCACCGGCGACAACATGGCCGCCGCCCTGGGCCTGGGCCTCACCGCCGGGCAGCCGGTGCTCAGCCTCGGCACCTCCGGCACTGTCTACGCCGTCTCCGCGCACCGTCCCGCCGACCCCACCGGCACCGTCGCCGGCTTCGCCGACGCGCGCGGCGACTGGCTGCCGCTGGCCTGCACCCTCAACTGCACGCAGGCCGTGGACCGGATCGCCGCGCTCCTCGGCCGCTACCGCGAGGAGGTGCGGCCCGGCGGCACGGCCGTCGTGCTGCCGTTCCTCGACGGCGAGCGCACCCCCGACCTGCCGCACGCCTCCGGCCTCGTCCACGGGCTGCGCCACGACACCACCCCGGGGCAGGTGCTCCAGGCCGCGTACGACGGCGCGGTGCACGCGCTGCTGACGGCGCTGGCGGAGGTCTCGGGGCCCGACGCCGACCCCGGCGCGCCGCTGCTGCTCATCGGCGGCGGGGCGCAGGGCGCGGCGTGGCGGGAGACGGTGCGGCGGCTGTCGGGGCGGGCGGTGCAGGTGCCGCGGGCGCAGGAGCTGGTCGCCCTCGGCGCCGCGGCGCAGGCGGCGGGGCTGCTGCTGGACGAGGACCCCGCGGCGGTGGCCCGGCGCTGGTCCACGGCGGAGGGGCGCACGTACGAGCCGCTGGAGCGGGACGACGCGACGCTGGAGCGGATCGGCGCGGTGCTCGCGGACGCGGGCGCGCTGCTGCGCCGGGCGGGCTGA
- the xylA gene encoding xylose isomerase has product MSYTPTPEDKFSFGLWTVGWQGRDPFGEATREPLDPVESVRRLADLGAYGVTFHDDDLIPFGASETERESHVKRFRQALDATGMAVPMATTNLFTHPVFKDGGFTANDRDVRRFALRKTIRNIDLAVELGARIYVAWGGREGAESGAAKDVRAALDRMKEAFDLLGEYITGQGYDLKFAIEPKPNEPRGDILLPTVGHALAFIERLERPELYGVNPEVGHEQMAGLNYPHAIAQALWSGKLFHLDLNGQNGIKYDQDLRFGAGDLRAAFWLVDLLETGGYTGPRHFDFKPPRTEDKEGVWASAAGCMRNYLILKERAAAFRADPAVQEALRASRLDELTQPTADDSGLAGLLADRGAYEDFDPEAAARHGMAFEHLDQLAMDHLLGV; this is encoded by the coding sequence ATGTCGTATACCCCGACCCCCGAGGACAAGTTCAGCTTCGGCCTGTGGACCGTCGGCTGGCAGGGCCGCGACCCCTTCGGCGAGGCGACCCGCGAGCCGCTCGACCCGGTCGAGAGCGTCCGCCGACTGGCGGACCTCGGGGCGTACGGCGTCACGTTCCACGACGACGACCTCATCCCCTTCGGCGCCTCGGAGACGGAGCGCGAGTCGCACGTCAAGCGCTTCCGGCAGGCGCTCGACGCCACCGGCATGGCCGTCCCGATGGCCACCACCAACCTCTTCACCCACCCCGTCTTCAAGGACGGCGGCTTCACCGCCAACGACCGCGACGTGCGCCGTTTCGCGCTGCGCAAGACCATCCGCAACATCGACCTCGCGGTGGAGCTGGGCGCGCGGATCTACGTCGCGTGGGGCGGGCGCGAGGGCGCGGAGTCCGGCGCGGCCAAGGACGTGCGCGCCGCGCTCGACCGGATGAAGGAGGCGTTCGACCTCCTCGGCGAGTACATCACCGGCCAGGGCTACGACCTGAAGTTCGCCATCGAGCCGAAGCCCAACGAGCCGCGCGGCGACATCCTGCTGCCCACCGTCGGGCACGCGCTGGCCTTCATCGAGCGGCTGGAGCGCCCGGAGCTGTACGGGGTCAACCCCGAGGTCGGCCACGAGCAGATGGCCGGGCTCAACTACCCGCACGCCATCGCGCAGGCGCTGTGGTCGGGCAAGCTGTTCCACCTGGACCTGAACGGGCAGAACGGCATCAAGTACGACCAGGACCTGCGCTTCGGCGCGGGCGACCTGCGCGCGGCGTTCTGGCTCGTGGACCTGCTGGAGACCGGCGGCTACACCGGCCCGCGGCACTTCGACTTCAAGCCGCCGCGCACCGAGGACAAGGAAGGGGTGTGGGCGTCGGCCGCGGGCTGCATGCGCAACTACCTCATCCTCAAGGAGCGCGCCGCGGCCTTCCGCGCCGACCCCGCGGTGCAGGAGGCGCTGCGCGCCTCGCGCCTGGACGAGCTGACGCAGCCCACCGCGGACGACTCCGGCCTCGCCGGGCTGCTCGCGGACCGGGGCGCGTACGAGGACTTCGACCCGGAGGCGGCGGCGCGGCACGGGATGGCCTTCGAGCACCTGGACCAGTTGGCGATGGACCACCTCCTGGGCGTCTGA